The segment CCTTCGACGCCTTCACCTCGTTCAGTTCGTGATCGCCACGGATCAGCAGCAGCCAGATCTGGGCCCCGGCGTCGCTGTCGGTGGCCAGCACGATCGACTTGACCGTGCGTTCCAGCGGGATGCCCAGGAATTCGGCGACGTGCTCGCACTTGGCCTTCTCGGGCGTCGAAGTTTTCTTCAATTCCTCGGCCGGCGCGGCACGCGTTGCCAGCAGCGGCAGCGCCTCGGCCGCTTCCATATTGGCGGCGTAGTCGGACGTCGGACAGTAAACGATGGCGTCCTCGCCGGTATCGGCGATCACGTGGAACTCGTGCGAGCCCGAACCGCCGATGGCGCCGTTGTCGGCCGCCACGGCGCGGAATTCCAGGCCAAAGCGCTGGAAGATGCGCACATACGCGTCGTACATGTTCTGGTACGACGCCTTCAGGCCGTCGATGTCACGGTCGAACGAATAGGCGTCCTTCATCGTGAACTCGCGGCCACGCATGATGCCGAAGCGCGGACGGCGCTCGTCGCGGAACTTGGTCTGGATCTGGTAGAAGTTGACCGGTAGTTGCTTGTAGCTGCGGATTTCGGTCCGGGCGATGTCCGTGACCACTTCCTCGGAAGTGGGCTGCACCGCGAAATCGCGCTCGTGCCGATCCTTCAGACGCAACAGCTCGGGCCCCATCTTGTCCCAGCGGCCAGTCTCCTGCCAGAGTTCGGCAGGCTGGATCACCGGCATCGACAGCTCCACGGCGCCAGCACGGTTCATTTCCTCGCGAACAATGTTCTCGACCTTGCGGATCACACGCAGGCCCACCGGCATGTAGTTATAGATGCCGGCGCCGAGCTTCTTGATCATGCCGGCCCGCATCATCAGTTTATGCGACACGATTTCCGCGTCGGCGGGGGCTTCCTTGAGGGTGGAAATGAAGAATTGCGAGGCTTTCATCCGTTGCTTTCTCGTAAGGCCGGGCGCCATCAGGCATCCCGACCGCGCCGCGATGCGGCATCCATTGGGCCGGACGCGCCGGAAACTGCCCTTCCGGTCGGGGAAAACCAGCACTCCCGCCATCAGGCCGACCCGCGCGCATCCTTTATAATCGTCGTAATTCTAAAGGATTCGAGGTGCAGTCATGCTCGATCGTGAAGGCTTTCGCCCGAACGTCGGCATCATCCTCATCAACGCACGCAACGAGGTATTCTGGGGCAAGCGAATCGGCGAACACTCCTGGCAGTTTCCGCAAGGTGGCATCAAGTACGGCGAAACGCCGGAACAGGCCATGTTCCGCGAACTGCACGAAGAGGTCGGCCTGCTTCCGGAGCATGTCAGGATCGTCGGTCGCACGCGTGACTGGTTGCGTTATGAGGTGCCGGACAAGTTCATCCGCCGCGAGATCCGCGGCCACTACAGGGGCCAGAAACAGATCTGGTTCCTGCTGCGCATGGTCTGCCGCGATTGCGACATCCACCTGCGCGCGACCGATCATCCTGAGTTCGACGCCTGGCGTTGGAGCCATTATTGGGTGCCGCTGGATGCCGTCATCGAGTTCAAGCGCGACGTCTACCAGATGGCGCTGACCGAGCTATCGCGCTTCCTGAACCGTGGACGCGTGCCGCTGAGCCCCTACGGCAACCATGGTAACCATGGCCACCACGGAGGCCCTGGCCGGCATGGCGACCAGGGACGGCCACCGAGGCCCGTGCCGCTTGAGGAGACCACCGTAACCGAGGTGAGCGTCTCGGTCACGGCATCGGTTACCATTCAGGCGACCGTGCAGGAAGCGGCACATAGCGATCTCGCGACCGCGCCCGTTTCGCCGGCCAGTCCGGCATCCACTCAACGGAGTTCCGATGATTAGTTTCAGCGGCCGGCACATTCGCGCCGGCCTGTTGCTGACAGCAGTCTGCCTGGCGCTGTCGGCCTGCAAGACCACCGACAAGGGCCTGCCCAAGGACGAGGAACAGGCGGCCGACACCCCGACTGGCGACGGCCAACCGGCCAGTTCCTGGCTCAACCCGTTCGCGGACAAGCCATTCAAGGAAGGGGCGACCACGCTGCCCGCTCTGCCGCGTGACGAAGATCTGATCCCGTTCTCGGTGAACGGCGGCAGTTCATTCCGCTTCGCGGTAGACCCCAAGTCGATCTCCGTGGGCGACGACAACGTGGTCCGATTCACGGTTGTTATCACGAGCAGTGGTGGCGGGCGCAACGTGACCTACGAAGGCATCCGTTGCGATGCGTTCGAGCGCAGGCTCTACGCCACCTTGCCCAAGGGCGCCACCGAGTGGGTGCCCAACCGGGGAGAGGACCGCGACATGTGGCGCCGCATGGAAACGGGTGTGCGCAATGCCTACTCTGCCACGCTGGCGACGGACTACTTCTGCGAAGGTCGCACCGTGGCGGGCAAGGCGGACAAGCTGATCCGCGACCTGAAGGCGTACGCGCCCAGCCGCTGAACGGTAGTCCGAGCATAAAAAAACGGCGGGGCCTTTGCGGGCCCCGCCGTTTTTCATGGGTTCGTGGGTAACTGTTTCACGCTCAGACCAGCACAAGGTTGTCGCGATGGATCAACTCGGGCTCGTTCAGATGGCCCAGCACCGACTCGATCTCCGATGACGGCTTGCGTGCGATCAGACGGGCTTCGGCGCTCGAATAGTTGGTGATGCCGCGCGCCACTTCCTTCCCCTCCGGGCTGGCGCACGCAATGACCTCGCCACGGGCGAACTCGCCCTGCACTTCCACTACGCCAATCGGCAGCAGCGACTTGCCACCGCTGGTGAGCTTCTCTACAGCGCCCGCGTCGATGATCACGCGGCCGCGCAACTGCAGGTGATCCGCCATCCACTGCTTGCGCGCCGTCAGACGACCGGTCGGCGCCAGCAGTTGCGTGCCGATGGCCTCGCCGGCAGCCAGCCTGCCCAGCACATCGGCCTCGCGACCCGAGGCGATCGTCGTATGAGCACCAGACTTCGCCGCCCGCTTGGCCGCCAGGATCTTGGTCAGCATGCCGCCTCGGCCAATAGACGAGCCCGCGCCACCGGCCATGGCCTCGAGTTCGGGCGTGCCAGCCAGCGCTTCATGGACGAACTCGGCATTCGGGTCCTTGCGCGGATCAGCGGTGTAGAGCCCACGCTGGTCGGTCAAGATCACCA is part of the Cupriavidus metallidurans CH34 genome and harbors:
- a CDS encoding proline--tRNA ligase → MKASQFFISTLKEAPADAEIVSHKLMMRAGMIKKLGAGIYNYMPVGLRVIRKVENIVREEMNRAGAVELSMPVIQPAELWQETGRWDKMGPELLRLKDRHERDFAVQPTSEEVVTDIARTEIRSYKQLPVNFYQIQTKFRDERRPRFGIMRGREFTMKDAYSFDRDIDGLKASYQNMYDAYVRIFQRFGLEFRAVAADNGAIGGSGSHEFHVIADTGEDAIVYCPTSDYAANMEAAEALPLLATRAAPAEELKKTSTPEKAKCEHVAEFLGIPLERTVKSIVLATDSDAGAQIWLLLIRGDHELNEVKASKVPGLADFRFATETEIVDTFGSPPGYLGPIGPKKPVKVVADRTVANMSDFCCGANDRDYHYTGVNWGRDLPEPAVADLRNVVAGDASPDGKGTLDICRGIEVGHVFMLGTRYSESMNATFLDENGKTQPMQMGCYGIGVTRILGAAIEQNYDERGIIWPAAIAPFAVVVCPVGYDRNEAVKAEADRIHAELLAAGVDVILDDRGERPGVMFADWELIGVPHRVVVGDRGLKEGKVEYQGRRDAQATPVAVADVVAHVRGQLAA
- a CDS encoding CNP1-like family protein; protein product: MISFSGRHIRAGLLLTAVCLALSACKTTDKGLPKDEEQAADTPTGDGQPASSWLNPFADKPFKEGATTLPALPRDEDLIPFSVNGGSSFRFAVDPKSISVGDDNVVRFTVVITSSGGGRNVTYEGIRCDAFERRLYATLPKGATEWVPNRGEDRDMWRRMETGVRNAYSATLATDYFCEGRTVAGKADKLIRDLKAYAPSR
- a CDS encoding RNA pyrophosphohydrolase, whose protein sequence is MLDREGFRPNVGIILINARNEVFWGKRIGEHSWQFPQGGIKYGETPEQAMFRELHEEVGLLPEHVRIVGRTRDWLRYEVPDKFIRREIRGHYRGQKQIWFLLRMVCRDCDIHLRATDHPEFDAWRWSHYWVPLDAVIEFKRDVYQMALTELSRFLNRGRVPLSPYGNHGNHGHHGGPGRHGDQGRPPRPVPLEETTVTEVSVSVTASVTIQATVQEAAHSDLATAPVSPASPASTQRSSDD
- the proB gene encoding glutamate 5-kinase — protein: MQSVIAQAKRIVVKVGSSLVTNDGKGLDHDAIARWAAQIAKLRGTGKEVVLVSSGAIAEGMQRLGWARRPKEIHELQAAAAVGQMGLAQVYESQFGRYGIRTAQVLLTHADLADRERYLNARSTLLTLLSLGVVPIINENDTVVTDEIKFGDNDTLGALVTNLIEGDALVILTDQRGLYTADPRKDPNAEFVHEALAGTPELEAMAGGAGSSIGRGGMLTKILAAKRAAKSGAHTTIASGREADVLGRLAAGEAIGTQLLAPTGRLTARKQWMADHLQLRGRVIIDAGAVEKLTSGGKSLLPIGVVEVQGEFARGEVIACASPEGKEVARGITNYSSAEARLIARKPSSEIESVLGHLNEPELIHRDNLVLV